Proteins from a genomic interval of Paenibacillus sp. FSL R5-0623:
- a CDS encoding type II toxin-antitoxin system PemK/MazF family toxin yields MIIPKRGDLIWLDFDPQAGHEQAGRRPAIVLSELEFNEITGFAVVCPITSQAKDYPFEVTLPEDLPFSGVVLTDQLKSLDVRQRRIQIAGHAEPTSEFMKSVLRNVRSILA; encoded by the coding sequence TTGATTATTCCCAAGCGAGGCGATCTGATATGGCTTGACTTTGATCCTCAAGCGGGTCATGAGCAAGCCGGGAGACGACCGGCTATTGTTCTATCGGAACTTGAATTCAATGAAATAACGGGTTTTGCCGTTGTATGTCCCATAACGAGCCAAGCCAAGGATTATCCTTTTGAAGTTACACTACCAGAAGACCTGCCATTTTCAGGTGTTGTTTTGACGGATCAGTTGAAGAGTCTTGATGTGCGGCAACGACGTATCCAAATTGCGGGGCATGCCGAACCAACCTCTGAATTTATGAAATCAGTTCTACGCAATGTCCGTTCTATATTGGCATGA
- a CDS encoding AbrB/MazE/SpoVT family DNA-binding domain-containing protein, whose translation MEHQSNERRGIAMTTATLSKWGNSSAIRIPNQLLKRLNLEEGSEIEILVTEDNELLLRPKTKPVESNEELRNHLKTLLSKVKQDTRHEEIDFGTEGNELL comes from the coding sequence TTGGAGCATCAATCAAACGAAAGGCGTGGGATTGCCATGACTACAGCCACACTTAGCAAATGGGGAAATAGCAGTGCAATTCGTATTCCTAACCAATTGCTTAAGCGTCTTAATCTGGAAGAAGGCTCGGAAATCGAGATTTTGGTGACAGAAGATAATGAATTGTTGTTGCGTCCAAAAACCAAGCCTGTAGAGTCCAATGAGGAACTTCGTAACCATCTAAAGACGTTGCTCTCTAAAGTGAAACAGGATACAAGACATGAAGAAATAGACTTTGGCACTGAAGGGAACGAGTTACTTTGA
- a CDS encoding DedA family protein, protein MTEWITQFILFFKDLSYAGLVIALSFEFVPAELVLPMAGYWVYLGDMKLWLAILAGTVGGTFGPLTLYALGRYGGRPMVEKYGKYFLIKPHHLDASDTFFEKYGSGVAFYGRFVPGIRTVISIPCGMAKMNVFKFSLFTFLAMLPITSLYIYLGFKLGSQWEHVDEIVKPYIVPAAVVFLGGFGLYVLLKRWKRRTALNKS, encoded by the coding sequence ATGACGGAGTGGATCACGCAATTTATACTTTTTTTCAAAGATTTGTCGTACGCAGGTCTCGTTATTGCCTTGTCGTTTGAATTCGTACCCGCTGAACTCGTGCTGCCCATGGCGGGATATTGGGTGTACCTTGGAGATATGAAACTGTGGCTGGCTATACTGGCGGGTACCGTAGGTGGAACGTTTGGCCCTCTGACGTTATATGCCCTGGGACGGTACGGCGGCAGACCTATGGTCGAAAAATACGGCAAGTATTTCTTGATTAAACCTCATCATCTGGACGCCTCCGATACGTTCTTCGAGAAATATGGCAGCGGGGTCGCTTTCTATGGCCGTTTTGTACCTGGCATTCGGACCGTGATCTCCATCCCTTGCGGAATGGCGAAGATGAATGTGTTCAAATTCAGTCTCTTTACATTCCTGGCCATGCTTCCGATCACCTCATTATACATCTACTTAGGCTTCAAATTAGGCTCTCAATGGGAGCACGTGGATGAGATTGTTAAACCTTATATCGTTCCGGCTGCGGTGGTTTTCTTGGGCGGATTCGGATTGTATGTGCTTTTGAAACGTTGGAAAAGAAGAACGGCTTTGAACAAGTCATAG
- a CDS encoding MFS transporter codes for MQLATIFLGFIVFGISENIKGPAIPRIQFDFNLDEKQLGTLLSLNALGYLIACSFTAILVRKWGIKAVSIISFASMILSGVFIYMSHNYPLFASSYFFMYIGNGMLEIALAILGARIFVKNTGTMMNLSHFFYGLSSTVAPLLATGVMSLSVFGHVLDWRGMYLVMLSLCLLPIIAALRSKFPGDDLPHEDRTSLKTLTRDPAIWLMVLILSFGVVSELAVGGWLVNFLEKAYTWDTVKASGLLSAFFLTFSLGRLLLGPLTDRIGFVLSLIIFSAFSAICTFIALVGGEGLAIFFAISGAGIAMIYPTVMAFIARRYPNGSDTAITFTVTLMGVGSVIGNYVIGWVIEGVKNMYGSTTQLGLLRGLQAGYGFIGLCAVICAASGVVLYVYLRRRQELI; via the coding sequence ATGCAACTGGCAACGATCTTTCTGGGATTTATCGTATTCGGTATATCGGAAAATATTAAGGGGCCGGCCATTCCGCGCATTCAATTCGATTTTAATCTGGATGAGAAACAGCTCGGGACATTATTGTCTCTTAACGCACTGGGGTACCTGATCGCCTGCTCGTTCACAGCTATTCTGGTTCGCAAATGGGGCATTAAGGCCGTCAGCATCATATCTTTTGCATCGATGATCTTATCGGGTGTGTTCATTTACATGTCTCATAACTATCCGCTCTTTGCTTCATCGTACTTCTTCATGTACATCGGTAACGGCATGCTGGAGATTGCTTTGGCGATTCTGGGTGCCCGGATCTTTGTGAAGAACACAGGTACGATGATGAACCTGTCCCATTTCTTCTATGGGCTTAGTTCAACGGTAGCGCCTTTGCTCGCGACAGGGGTGATGTCGTTGAGCGTGTTCGGACATGTACTGGACTGGCGCGGCATGTACCTGGTAATGTTGTCACTCTGTCTGCTGCCAATCATTGCGGCGCTGCGCAGCAAATTTCCGGGGGATGATCTTCCGCATGAAGATCGGACCTCGCTTAAGACGTTAACACGTGATCCAGCTATCTGGCTGATGGTGCTCATTCTTTCTTTTGGCGTGGTATCGGAACTGGCGGTTGGGGGTTGGCTCGTTAACTTTCTGGAGAAAGCCTACACGTGGGACACGGTGAAAGCTTCGGGGCTACTGTCAGCATTCTTCCTTACGTTCTCGCTTGGACGTTTACTGCTGGGTCCTCTAACAGACCGGATCGGATTTGTACTGTCGCTGATAATCTTCTCTGCGTTCTCGGCCATTTGTACGTTTATTGCGCTTGTCGGAGGAGAGGGTCTCGCCATCTTCTTTGCCATCTCGGGTGCGGGTATAGCGATGATCTATCCAACCGTTATGGCGTTTATCGCACGCAGATATCCAAACGGCAGTGACACGGCGATTACGTTTACAGTTACCCTGATGGGGGTCGGCAGTGTCATCGGTAACTATGTGATTGGCTGGGTTATTGAAGGTGTGAAGAATATGTACGGTTCAACGACTCAGTTGGGACTGCTGCGTGGGCTTCAAGCGGGATATGGATTCATTGGATTATGTGCGGTGATCTGTGCGGCATCTGGTGTAGTGTTGTATGTGTATTTGAGAAGAAGGCAGGAATTGATTTAG
- a CDS encoding ROK family protein, with amino-acid sequence MLPTSHNTQQVKRINVELVKNTLRSMSIGTKASIANLTKLSVATCGTILNELLQTGEIIDLGPDESSGGRPASRYQFNADYASVLCLIIRTEGGIHSITHTYANLNGEMADEQTLFLDEINVAVVEDLIANLIEQHHNVQAIGIGIPGVAHNGVIGICDVPELMYHPLGPRLKEQYEDVEVVIGNDMNLTVYGLYNQQQFEEEKNFAVVTFPENHFPGAGFIIDGRPLTGNTQFGGEVSFLPFGVSREEQLRMLKTTEGLQELVTKTLISIIAIINPAAIVVTGDTMDPAMRDDLLQGCRDHLIPQEHMPELIIQRDTRREYVTGLVAVTLESLTYRIQVVEKQW; translated from the coding sequence ATGTTACCCACATCACACAACACTCAGCAGGTCAAACGTATTAACGTTGAACTGGTGAAGAATACACTCCGATCCATGAGCATCGGCACGAAGGCTTCCATCGCGAATCTGACCAAACTCAGCGTAGCGACATGCGGCACGATCCTGAACGAATTACTCCAAACAGGTGAGATTATCGATCTAGGTCCAGACGAATCGAGTGGGGGGAGACCTGCCAGTCGGTATCAATTCAATGCGGACTACGCCAGTGTATTGTGCCTGATTATTCGAACAGAGGGCGGCATTCACTCGATCACACATACATATGCCAATCTGAACGGGGAAATGGCGGACGAACAAACACTCTTTTTGGATGAGATTAATGTCGCGGTGGTAGAGGATCTGATTGCGAACCTGATCGAACAACACCACAATGTGCAGGCGATTGGTATCGGCATACCTGGGGTGGCGCACAACGGCGTGATTGGAATTTGCGATGTACCGGAGCTGATGTATCATCCGCTTGGGCCAAGGCTTAAGGAACAATATGAAGATGTGGAAGTAGTCATTGGCAACGACATGAACCTGACAGTTTACGGACTTTACAACCAGCAGCAATTTGAGGAAGAGAAGAACTTCGCGGTGGTGACGTTTCCGGAGAATCATTTTCCGGGTGCAGGCTTTATCATTGATGGTCGTCCGCTGACGGGGAACACGCAATTTGGGGGCGAGGTGTCCTTTTTACCTTTTGGCGTGTCACGGGAAGAGCAGCTGCGCATGTTGAAAACGACGGAAGGGTTGCAGGAACTCGTCACAAAGACGCTGATATCCATCATTGCGATTATCAACCCGGCTGCGATTGTCGTTACGGGCGATACAATGGACCCGGCTATGCGGGATGACCTGTTACAAGGCTGTCGGGATCACCTGATTCCACAGGAGCATATGCCGGAGTTAATCATCCAAAGAGACACACGGCGCGAATATGTGACGGGGCTGGTCGCTGTTACGTTGGAGAGCTTGACATACCGCATTCAGGTGGTTGAGAAGCAGTGGTAA
- a CDS encoding IS3 family transposase (programmed frameshift) encodes MPKQQRRTFTTEFKKQMVQLFENGKSRAAIVEEYDLTASALDRWIKQSQATGSFKEKDNRSPEENELMAMRKELERLRMENDIFKASRADHGTKVAIIQNNRDKYSVSAMCNVLEIAKSTFYHEAKEKPNEDELTEAIVEIFHKNRKVYGTRKIKAKLQERGLIVSRRRIGRIMQEQSLVSTYTVAQFKPHKTAYNEEETVNELGREFNQTEAKRFVVSDLTYVKVGHRWHYICVLMDLFNREIIGHSAGPHKDAALVSRAFATVEGDLSQIQWFHTDRGSEFKNHVMDQLLGTFGIGRSLSKKGCPYDNAVAEATYKVMKTEFIYQMEFRNLRHLELELYDYVNWFNRHRVHGSLGYLTPVQYRQEALKKVV; translated from the exons ATGCCTAAACAACAACGACGCACATTCACAACCGAGTTCAAAAAACAAATGGTGCAACTCTTTGAAAACGGCAAATCCAGAGCTGCAATTGTGGAGGAATACGACCTCACTGCTTCGGCTCTAGACCGCTGGATCAAGCAATCGCAGGCAACGGGCTCTTTCAAAGAGAAAGACAACCGTTCACCTGAAGAAAACGAATTAATGGCTATGCGTAAAGAGCTAGAGCGTCTACGGATGGAGAACGACATTT TTAAAGCAAGCCGCGCTGATCATGGGACGAAAGTAGCTATCATCCAGAATAACCGTGATAAATACTCAGTATCAGCAATGTGTAACGTCCTCGAAATCGCCAAAAGCACCTTCTATCATGAAGCGAAGGAAAAGCCAAATGAAGATGAGCTCACGGAAGCTATTGTGGAGATATTCCACAAAAATCGAAAAGTCTATGGTACACGAAAGATAAAAGCCAAGCTTCAGGAACGAGGACTCATCGTATCTAGACGTCGCATTGGTCGAATCATGCAAGAGCAGAGTCTCGTCTCCACGTACACCGTTGCGCAATTTAAGCCTCATAAAACGGCCTATAATGAGGAGGAAACAGTGAATGAACTGGGTCGGGAGTTTAATCAGACGGAAGCAAAGCGCTTCGTGGTCAGCGATCTCACGTATGTGAAGGTCGGTCATCGGTGGCATTACATTTGTGTGCTCATGGACCTGTTCAATCGAGAAATTATTGGCCACAGTGCAGGTCCACATAAGGACGCTGCTCTGGTTTCGCGTGCCTTTGCAACGGTAGAAGGCGACTTGAGCCAAATCCAGTGGTTTCATACGGATCGTGGGAGTGAGTTTAAGAACCACGTGATGGACCAGCTTCTAGGCACGTTTGGTATTGGTCGATCACTCAGCAAGAAAGGATGTCCCTACGATAACGCTGTGGCCGAAGCCACCTACAAGGTCATGAAAACGGAGTTTATTTACCAAATGGAATTCCGAAACCTCCGTCATTTGGAATTGGAATTATACGACTACGTTAACTGGTTTAACAGGCACAGAGTTCATGGATCACTGGGGTATTTGACGCCTGTTCAGTATCGCCAAGAAGCCCTTAAAAAAGTTGTCTGA
- a CDS encoding UvrD-helicase domain-containing protein: MAEEQLEPEVEQIFELIRNDQNFLLSGGAGSGKTYSLVMVIKKAIKDNPTSKIACITYTNSAVKEIKDRINHTNLSVMTIHEFLWNTIKPFQKNLKKELILLINDEHSTISSPDDVVDINYFDSLESGIQYKDYVRVKEGIISHDEVLELSNVMYRKYSLLCDILKDNYKFIFIDEYQDTSHLVIEIFLDHLQQSNKKNIIGFFGDSMQSIYDDGIGDLNNYIQKQSVREVRKKQNRRNPRTVINLANSIRTDGLHQEPSLDDKAPNMYEGFIKEGNIKFLYSLNNDLSEIRETEYFSNWNFEDSKQTKELYLTHNLIAPKAGFSILMEIYDKDPIIDLKNKLKDKIKKDNIQIREEYTFDQVVDLVALKNRNKLRKDIIIENPIHNALYNEVKNELFSKVSKIYLNKDSLIDDKKQDEQDINKGGSKRDALIKHLFKIQSIIQLYKDKLYNEFIRRTELKITSINIKKQINETITRIDQIFDLTIEEVIDFADERQLCCKDDDFYKFIIENEYIYNRVKKVKFKEFRNLFTYLEGHTGLSTLNQTTFLRASWRY, from the coding sequence ATGGCTGAAGAACAATTAGAACCTGAAGTAGAGCAGATATTTGAACTTATTCGAAATGACCAAAATTTTTTGTTAAGTGGAGGCGCAGGTAGTGGGAAAACTTACTCCCTAGTTATGGTTATTAAGAAAGCGATAAAAGATAATCCGACGTCTAAAATTGCTTGTATTACTTATACAAATTCTGCTGTTAAAGAAATCAAAGATAGAATAAACCACACTAACTTGTCTGTAATGACTATTCATGAGTTTTTATGGAATACAATTAAACCTTTCCAAAAAAATTTAAAAAAAGAATTAATCCTTCTTATAAATGACGAACATTCTACAATCTCTAGCCCTGATGATGTTGTTGATATTAATTATTTTGATTCTTTGGAGTCAGGTATCCAGTACAAAGATTATGTTCGAGTCAAGGAAGGGATAATTTCCCATGATGAAGTTTTAGAGTTATCAAATGTAATGTACAGGAAATATTCTTTACTCTGTGATATTTTAAAGGATAATTATAAATTTATTTTTATAGATGAATATCAAGATACCAGTCATTTAGTTATTGAAATTTTTTTGGATCATCTACAACAAAGCAATAAAAAAAATATAATAGGTTTTTTTGGAGATTCTATGCAGTCAATTTATGATGATGGAATTGGCGATTTAAATAATTATATTCAAAAACAGAGTGTTAGGGAAGTTAGGAAAAAACAAAATCGAAGGAATCCAAGAACTGTAATTAACTTAGCTAATAGTATAAGAACAGATGGCTTACATCAGGAACCTTCTCTTGACGACAAGGCGCCTAACATGTATGAAGGATTCATAAAAGAGGGTAATATAAAATTTTTATACTCATTAAACAATGACCTTAGTGAAATTAGAGAGACAGAGTATTTTAGCAATTGGAATTTTGAAGATTCCAAGCAAACAAAAGAGTTATACCTGACTCATAATTTAATTGCCCCAAAAGCAGGGTTTTCGATATTAATGGAGATTTATGATAAAGATCCAATAATTGATTTGAAAAATAAACTAAAGGATAAGATAAAAAAAGATAATATACAAATTAGAGAAGAGTATACTTTCGATCAAGTTGTAGATCTGGTCGCTTTAAAAAATAGAAATAAATTACGAAAAGATATTATTATAGAAAATCCTATTCATAACGCATTATATAATGAAGTGAAAAACGAATTGTTCTCCAAAGTCAGTAAAATATATTTAAATAAGGACTCCTTAATTGATGATAAGAAACAAGATGAACAAGATATAAATAAGGGAGGCTCTAAAAGGGATGCTTTAATAAAACATCTCTTTAAAATACAGTCTATTATTCAACTTTATAAGGATAAATTATATAATGAATTTATCAGGAGAACTGAGTTGAAAATTACTTCAATAAATATAAAGAAACAAATAAATGAAACGATTACTAGGATAGATCAAATTTTCGATTTGACAATCGAAGAAGTTATTGACTTTGCAGATGAGAGGCAACTCTGTTGTAAAGACGATGATTTTTATAAATTCATAATTGAAAACGAGTATATATATAATAGAGTTAAGAAAGTGAAATTTAAGGAATTTCGAAATTTGTTCACTTATTTAGAAGGACATACTGGATTGTCAACATTAAATCAGACAACTTTTTTAAGGGCTTCTTGGCGATACTGA
- a CDS encoding AAA family ATPase produces MKISKIKIENFRLLKSLELDLEKELSLVIGKNNCGKTSLLSILDKFIGSRSGLNVISLDDFNIEFLKGMINILEAEEYEESSTYLGISLMLFIKYDEEDDLSNISKLMLDLDPNHRIIVLKFEYKLIQENLRKMRKDYSEFKVKQNIKNYESENIGSIFLRNNYKKYFQLSKKSIGYNTESSTEIESEYIDLLKEKIQIENVISFKMISAKRNVSNIDSDKTLSILSSNYYKKKEEKDQESEKIQEFKDILSRTDKHLNEVYNNLFEKIIEKVGRFGGIKKGDSIIKIVSTLQHKELLKDNTTVMYDHNGEHSLPENYNGLGYLNLISMIFEIELILSEFRRENKSNEKPANINLLFIEEPEAHTHPQMQYIFIKNIKDILNSASKGEDGEKFTLQTIITTHSCHITAESDFNDIKYFYKTNQNQVVAKNLKDLEKEYEKDGQISNFKFLKQYLILHRAELFFADKAIFIEGDTERLLLPAMMKKIDQENEENPLLSQNISVIEVGAYSHVFEKFIAFIGIKSLIITDIDSAKKKVEIKESGEEKISNIKCRVTDKGAYTTTNASLKYFINYNNYISSPYYKTEVASTTENILSESDEEVDILDFYINLHYNERILLKNPETKKWIPSKDGNLLIIYQTSELNTLNVAYHARSFEDSFFHINKQFILDNKENFKSLVNIKHFEDKEKDSYFLAESCVDKKPSFAMEILLNSKESSDNKKYCNWDIPGYIKEGLLWLKNN; encoded by the coding sequence ATGAAAATTTCCAAGATTAAGATCGAGAATTTTAGACTTCTCAAGTCACTTGAACTTGATTTAGAAAAGGAACTATCTTTAGTAATTGGAAAAAATAACTGTGGTAAAACTTCATTGCTTTCAATATTAGACAAGTTTATTGGCTCAAGATCAGGCTTAAATGTAATTTCTCTTGATGATTTTAACATTGAGTTTCTTAAAGGTATGATAAATATATTAGAAGCTGAGGAGTATGAAGAAAGTAGTACATATCTAGGTATATCATTGATGTTATTTATAAAGTACGATGAAGAGGATGATCTATCCAATATAAGTAAGTTAATGTTGGATTTAGATCCAAATCATAGAATAATTGTTTTGAAATTTGAATATAAGCTAATACAAGAAAATCTAAGGAAGATGAGAAAAGATTATAGTGAGTTTAAAGTGAAACAAAATATAAAAAATTATGAAAGTGAAAATATAGGTAGTATCTTTCTAAGAAATAACTATAAGAAGTATTTTCAACTGTCTAAAAAATCAATTGGTTATAACACTGAATCTTCAACTGAGATAGAAAGTGAATATATTGATTTATTGAAAGAAAAGATTCAAATTGAAAATGTCATAAGTTTTAAAATGATCAGTGCTAAAAGAAATGTTTCTAATATTGATTCAGATAAAACATTATCAATTCTTTCATCAAATTACTATAAAAAGAAAGAAGAGAAGGATCAAGAGTCAGAAAAAATTCAGGAATTCAAAGATATTCTAAGCAGAACAGATAAGCATTTAAATGAAGTTTATAATAATTTGTTTGAAAAAATAATAGAGAAGGTTGGGAGATTCGGTGGTATAAAAAAAGGGGATTCAATTATTAAAATTGTATCGACCTTACAACATAAAGAACTATTAAAAGATAATACAACCGTGATGTATGACCATAACGGAGAGCACTCATTACCAGAAAACTATAATGGTCTAGGATATTTAAATTTAATAAGTATGATATTTGAGATTGAGCTTATTTTAAGTGAATTTAGACGTGAGAATAAATCGAATGAGAAGCCAGCAAATATAAATCTGCTCTTCATAGAAGAGCCAGAGGCTCATACTCATCCACAGATGCAATACATATTTATAAAGAATATAAAAGATATTTTGAATAGTGCGAGTAAAGGTGAGGATGGTGAAAAGTTTACTTTACAGACTATTATCACAACTCATTCCTGCCATATTACCGCAGAGAGCGACTTTAACGATATAAAATACTTTTATAAAACTAATCAGAATCAAGTTGTAGCGAAGAATTTAAAAGATTTAGAAAAGGAATACGAGAAGGATGGACAAATCAGCAATTTTAAATTTCTAAAGCAGTATTTGATATTACATCGAGCAGAGTTGTTTTTTGCAGACAAAGCAATATTTATTGAGGGGGATACAGAAAGGTTATTATTACCTGCAATGATGAAAAAGATTGATCAGGAGAATGAAGAGAATCCTTTACTATCACAAAATATTTCTGTTATAGAAGTAGGGGCGTACTCTCATGTCTTTGAAAAATTCATTGCTTTTATTGGGATCAAATCCCTTATAATTACCGATATAGATTCTGCTAAGAAAAAAGTTGAGATAAAAGAAAGTGGTGAAGAAAAAATTTCGAATATAAAGTGTAGGGTTACTGATAAAGGAGCTTATACAACTACAAATGCTTCATTAAAATATTTTATTAATTACAATAATTATATTTCTTCTCCATATTATAAAACCGAAGTGGCTTCAACTACAGAAAACATATTAAGTGAGTCTGACGAAGAAGTAGATATTTTAGATTTTTATATAAATCTACATTACAACGAGAGAATACTCCTGAAAAACCCAGAAACGAAAAAATGGATACCCTCTAAAGATGGGAATTTATTGATTATTTATCAAACATCTGAGTTGAATACGTTAAATGTGGCATATCATGCGAGAAGCTTTGAAGATTCATTTTTTCATATAAATAAGCAATTTATTTTGGATAATAAAGAAAATTTCAAAAGTTTAGTAAACATAAAACATTTCGAAGATAAAGAAAAAGATTCTTATTTTTTGGCTGAAAGTTGTGTAGATAAAAAGCCCTCTTTTGCAATGGAAATTTTATTGAATAGTAAGGAGAGTTCAGACAATAAAAAATATTGTAATTGGGATATTCCTGGTTACATTAAGGAAGGTTTATTATGGCTGAAGAACAATTAG
- a CDS encoding TetR/AcrR family transcriptional regulator, with amino-acid sequence MVQAKKDEVRKEIEYAALKVFFEKGYVDAKMSDIADEIHISVGNIYTYFKNKKELFYAVVPPDLVDYLKNVLVETIHFDNQTLFEETDSERKSALLQEQVDVLRKYRNQIVIIFEKNKGTIYTNAKNELVELMIETKKAYLKNQYKRYEIGTEENLILLNILAHNVIDMNLDLLKRDMSEDSRKQIFEALYVYRLYGMKSLNE; translated from the coding sequence ATGGTGCAAGCCAAGAAAGACGAAGTCAGGAAAGAGATTGAATACGCGGCGCTCAAGGTCTTTTTTGAAAAAGGCTATGTGGATGCCAAGATGAGCGATATCGCGGATGAGATCCATATTTCCGTGGGCAATATCTATACTTATTTTAAAAACAAGAAAGAGTTATTCTACGCCGTCGTGCCGCCGGATCTGGTGGATTATCTGAAAAATGTGCTGGTGGAGACGATTCACTTTGATAACCAGACCTTGTTCGAGGAAACGGATAGCGAGCGAAAGTCAGCGTTATTGCAGGAACAGGTGGATGTATTACGTAAATACCGGAATCAGATTGTAATCATCTTTGAAAAGAATAAAGGAACGATCTACACCAACGCCAAGAATGAACTTGTCGAGCTGATGATCGAAACCAAGAAGGCCTATCTCAAGAATCAATATAAACGGTATGAGATTGGTACCGAGGAGAACTTGATCTTGTTGAATATCCTCGCACACAACGTGATCGACATGAACCTAGATCTATTGAAGCGGGATATGAGTGAGGACAGCCGGAAGCAAATTTTCGAAGCGTTGTATGTATACAGACTATACGGCATGAAAAGTCTCAACGAATAA
- a CDS encoding amidohydrolase family protein: protein MNTAYELKNVNLIHGDSSRNLQKNMTLLVNEQGLIQDIGQDHELRIPSHYTTIDLSGKYVMPGLINAHVHLFADGKPFSLSASEGMLKFAYDRILNTKFGRNVLKKRMKRNALTALHAGVTTMRSVGEFFYTDVQLRDEINHGDFVGPNLLVSGFFLSVTGGHGAPFLALEGDSPWEARKNVRINVKHGVDLIKICVTGGVTDAKTVGEAGRLQMTVEEVAAICDEAHKIGLRVAAHVESTEGVRVALQGGVDTIEHGSEMDDDIIRLYKNNPNALNGSTALIPTLQAAYPSATLDTSVTKVSATVKENSRLVYDSMLKGVKQAIENDITIGIGTDAAMPYVTHYDMWREMDHYMRQANLNNKQVIDMVTRTNAKILGVDDVTGTVDIGKHADLIIMEQNPLEHIEALSDISMVMVKGNLIQTPSVTRIQEVDDVLNSVW, encoded by the coding sequence ATGAACACTGCTTACGAATTAAAAAACGTCAATCTGATCCACGGCGACTCCAGCCGCAATCTGCAAAAAAACATGACATTGCTCGTCAATGAACAAGGACTTATTCAGGATATCGGCCAAGATCATGAGTTACGCATCCCTAGTCACTACACAACAATCGACCTCTCCGGCAAATACGTAATGCCTGGCCTGATTAATGCTCACGTGCACCTCTTTGCAGATGGTAAACCATTTAGCCTATCTGCCAGCGAAGGCATGTTGAAGTTCGCATATGATCGAATCCTGAACACGAAATTCGGTAGAAACGTTTTGAAAAAACGCATGAAACGCAACGCGCTGACCGCACTCCATGCGGGTGTAACGACGATGCGCAGTGTGGGAGAATTCTTTTACACGGATGTCCAGCTGCGGGATGAGATTAATCATGGTGACTTTGTTGGCCCTAATCTGCTTGTCTCCGGGTTTTTCCTAAGTGTCACAGGCGGACATGGTGCTCCATTCCTGGCTCTGGAGGGCGACTCCCCGTGGGAAGCCAGAAAAAATGTACGAATCAATGTGAAACACGGCGTGGATCTGATCAAAATCTGTGTGACGGGTGGCGTGACGGATGCGAAAACGGTGGGCGAAGCTGGACGTTTACAGATGACGGTGGAGGAAGTTGCGGCGATCTGCGATGAAGCGCATAAGATTGGCCTGCGGGTGGCAGCGCATGTGGAGAGCACGGAAGGCGTACGTGTTGCGTTACAAGGTGGCGTCGATACCATCGAGCACGGTTCGGAGATGGATGACGATATCATTCGTTTATACAAAAATAATCCCAATGCCCTGAATGGCTCCACCGCACTCATCCCCACCCTTCAAGCCGCCTATCCATCCGCCACACTGGATACCAGCGTAACGAAGGTAAGTGCAACGGTAAAAGAGAACTCCAGACTCGTCTACGATTCCATGCTCAAAGGTGTGAAACAAGCGATCGAAAACGACATCACCATCGGGATCGGTACTGATGCCGCCATGCCTTACGTGACTCACTATGATATGTGGAGAGAGATGGACCACTACATGAGACAGGCCAACCTGAACAACAAACAGGTCATCGACATGGTGACTCGAACCAATGCCAAGATCCTCGGTGTTGACGATGTTACAGGGACGGTGGATATCGGGAAACATGCCGATCTGATTATCATGGAGCAAAATCCGCTGGAACATATCGAGGCCTTGTCAGACATCTCTATGGTCATGGTCAAAGGAAATCTAATTCAAACACCATCTGTCACAAGAATCCAAGAAGTCGACGATGTTCTAAACTCAGTTTGGTGA